The genome window AAGGTGACGGGCCAGAGGCTCGATTTCTGGGCCCAATAGAAGAGCTTGTCCGAGCGCAGCAGGGCCACCCCGCCGCCCGGGAATCGGACGACCTCCTCCGAAATATCCTCGAGGCTCTTGGCCGGCCTTACCTCGTCCACTCGAGATCGCCCTTCCGCCACGCGTACGCCCACCCCAGCAGCAGCACGGCCAGGAACACGATCATCGCCCAGAAGGCGGCGACCCCGGCCTCGCGCAGACTCAGTGCCCACAGGAACAGGAACGCGGCTTCGACGTCGAAGAGGATGAACAGCAATGCCACGAGAAAGAAGCCGACCGGGGTCTGACGCCAGGCGCCGCCGAAGGGCTTCTCGCCGCACTCGTAGGTATCGAACTTGGCGGCGCGGCCGGTCTTGACCCGGTAACGCAGCAGCGCGCCCGCGACCAGCAGC of Candidatus Polarisedimenticolaceae bacterium contains these proteins:
- a CDS encoding NADH-quinone oxidoreductase subunit A → MNAPDPYVGLAVHAAICLALGAGLLVAGALLRYRVKTGRAAKFDTYECGEKPFGGAWRQTPVGFFLVALLFILFDVEAAFLFLWALSLREAGVAAFWAMIVFLAVLLLGWAYAWRKGDLEWTR